One window of the Canis aureus isolate CA01 chromosome 1, VMU_Caureus_v.1.0, whole genome shotgun sequence genome contains the following:
- the TMEM150B gene encoding modulator of macroautophagy TMEM150B isoform X3, translating to MWGYLSLLPAFLALWAITGVWTVFALAVANRSVNLTEGFPYISLCGSYPPQSCIFSQLLNMGAAMAAWICIIRYHQLRDWGVGRWFNQVILWTGLLCALGTSVVGNFQQKNQLPVHLTGAFFALFVGNLYFWLQLFLFWWMKSLPQPGAPWIRPLRLGLCSLCTILMVAMVILHHWPLRSASAACEWAIAMLLFMLFGLFAVDFSCLDGCTLCLQPGPSLSPPPASPISLQVPL from the exons CCCTGGCAGTAGCCAACAGGTCTGTGAACCTCACCGAAGGTTTTCCCTACATCAG CCTCTGTGGATCTTACCCCCCTCAGAGTTGCATCTTCAGCCAGCTGCTCAACATGGGAGCTGCTATGG CCGCCTGGATCTGCATCATCCGTTACCACCAGCTCCGGGACTGGGGAGTCGGAAGATGGTTTAACCAGGTGATCCTGTGGACGGGGCTTCTGTGTGCCCTGGGCACCTCCGTGGTGggcaatttccag CAAAAGAACCAGCTGCCCGTACATCTGACAGGGGCCTTCTTTGCCTTATTCGTGGGCAACCTGTACTTCTGGCTGCAGCTCTTTCTCTTCTGGTGGATGAAGAGCCTGCCCCAACCTGGGGCCCCCTGGATCAGGCCACTCCGCCTGGGCCTCTGCAGCCTCTGCACCATCCTCATGGTAGCCA TGGTCATCCTCCACCACTGGCCGCTGCGCTCGGCCTCCGCTGCCTGCGAGTGGGCCATCGCCATGCTGCTGTTCATGCTCTTCGGCCTGTTTGCGGTGGATTTTTCCTGCCTGGACGGCTGCACCCTGTGTCTCCAGCCgggccccagcctcagccccccACCGGCCTCCCCCATCTCCCTGCAGGTCCCCCTGTGA